The genomic stretch GTTGGTCGACTCTGAAATGTCGGTCTACACCTTAGTGATTGCCGCGCTTTGGCAGTCTTCAGGCTTCGTGATGGCGATGTTCTTAGCCGGTCTTCGTGGCATCGACTCTTCTATCATCAAAGCCGCTCAAATTGATGGGGCAAGCTTACCCACCATTTATCTCAAAATTATTCTGCCTTGCTTGCGCCCTGTGGTTTTCAGTGCGGTGATCATCACCTCACACATTGCGATTAAGAGTTTCGACCTTGTGACGGCAATGACAGCGGGCGGCCCAGGTTATTCATCGGATCTTCCTGCGCTATTCATGTACGCACACTCGTTTACACGCGGACAAATCGGCCTTGGTGCTGCCAGTGCCATGATGATGCTTGCGGGTATTTTAGCGATTCTCGTGCCTTACCTTTACTCTGAACTTAGGGAGAAAAAGTCATGATGAACAACATCAACTTTGCTCGAATGTTTATCTATTCAGCACTGCTTTTCTTCTGCTTGGTTTACCTAATGCCACTGTTTGTGATGGTACTGACCTCATTCAAAACCCTGCCAGACATTAAGGCAGGTAACTTGATGAGTTTACCGAAAGAGTGGGTGTTTGATGCTTGGTATAAAGCGTGGGACACCGCGTGCACTGGCGTAAAATGTGAAGGCATCAAAGGCTACTTTTGGAATTCGTTCCAAATGGTGATTCCTGCGGTCGCGATCTCGACATTGCTCGGTGCATTCAACGGATACGTAGTAACAAAATGGCAGTTCAGAGGTTCAAACCTGTTCTTTAGCTTACTGTTGTTTGGCTGCTTTATTCCGTTCCAAGTCGTCCTTCTGCCAATGGCGACCATGCTTGGCAAGATGGGCTTGGCGAACACAACCATCGGCTTGGTGATTGTGCATGTTATCTACGGCATGGCGTTTACGACTCTGTTTTTCCGTAACTTCTACATCTCGATTCCAGATGAACTGATTAAAGCGGCAAAACTGGATGGTGCAGGGTTCTTCACCATTTTCTTTAAGATCTTATTACCGATCTCTACACCCATCATCATGGTGACGGTGATCTGGCAGTTCACCGCAATCTGGAACGATTTCTTGTTCGGGGTGGTGTATTCAGGCTCAGAGACTCAGCCAATCACCGTGGCATTAAATAACTTAGTCAATACCAGCACGGGCGTTAAAGAATACAACGTCGACATGGCTGCCGCTATTATCGCCGCACTGCCAACGCTGTTGGTGTATGTCTTCGCAGGAAAGTATTTTGTTCGTGGCCTAACGGCAGGATCAGTAAAAGGATAATTACCCATGGCAACATTAGATTTAAAACAGATCCGTAAAACCTATCGCAACGCGGACAACGAAACGTTAAAGGGCATCGACATCAGTATCGATTCGGGGGAATTTTTGATACTTGTCGGCCCTTCGGGGTGTGGGAAATCCACCCTAATGAACACCATTGCTGGGCTAGAGAATATTAGCTCGGGTGAGATTGTGATTGATGGTGTTGATGTGGCTCAGGTTGAACCCAAAGACCGCGACATCGCGATGGTATTCCAATCATACGCACTTTATCCAAACATGACGGTACGCGGCAATATCGCCTTCGGCTTGAAGATCCGCAAGATGCCACAAGACGAAATCGATGCAGAAGTGAATCGAGTTGCTGAAATGCTACAAATCGAACAACTGCTTGATCGTAAACCATCACAGCTATCTGGTGGCCAGCGCCAACGTGTAGCAATGGGCCGTGCTCTGGCGCGTCGTCCTAAGCTGTATCTATTCGATGAGCCGCTTTCTAACTTGGATGCCAAGTTGCGTGTTGAGATGCGTCATCAGATTAAACGTCTGCACCAAAAGCTGAACACTACCATTGTTTATGTCACCCATGACCAAATCGAGGCGATGACTTTAGCGGACCGTATTGCAGTGATGAAAGATGGTGAACTGCAGCAACTCGGTACGCCGCAAGAGATCTACACCAAGCCAAATAACATGTTCGTGGCGGGCTTTATGGGTTCACCATCTATGAACTTCATTAAGACCATGGTGGATTTGGATGATGAGCAGAATCCAATCATCAAAGTGACGGGTACGGCTGAACAAGAGCATCACATTCGATTGCCACAAAGTATGCGTGAGCAAGATGGCAAAGAAGTGGTGATAGGCCTGCGCCCTGAACACATCACTGAGCAGGAGAGTGAAGATGTGTCGGCAACGACCAAGCTAGACTTGCAGTTAGAAGTACTAGAACCAACAGGGCCAGATACGATTGCTATGGTGAAAGTGAACGACCAAGAAGTGGCATGTCGCTTGTCGCCAGAATTTGAAGTGTCAGTTGGGCAAATGGCGCCGCTGCATTTTGACTTATCAAAGGCGGTATTCTTTGATGCTCAGACTGAAGCGAGAATTGATTTTTAGTTTTTGAGACAGTAGCTCAATGAGAGTCTAAGCTTAAACAAAGGCAGTATCACTAACTTATAATAAGTAACGTGATGCTGTCTTTTTTGTTGTTTTAGCCTGTTTTATTTCCTCACGAAAACAGAGGGATCAACGAGATAAATGGATTAACTGCAATAATATCGCTAATTAGCCTCCGTTAGCTCTATAAAGCTGACCGAGAACAGCGTAGGATCGCGCTACTTTAGACCAAATACTAGGTTGCACATTAGTGCATAAACAGAAGAATACATGAAACTAACAGCAAAACCCTCAGCTAGTAACGCTTTACTTATTTCTATTACGACACCGGACTTCAAAGGTGACGAAGCAAAAGAGTCTCTTGCCGAACTTGCTCGCTTAGTAACAACCCTAGGGTTTAAAGTGGTCGGTACCCAATCACAGCACCACAGTTCAACACAACGACAAAACGTGTTGGGCGCAGGTAAGCTTGCAGAAATTGCACACTTAACCGGTTACCAAGGTTCGATTGAAGAAGCCGAAGATGAAGATTTTATCGATGAATCCTTTGATTTTCGCGCTGGTATCGATGAGTTAGATTTTGATGATCTTCCATCTGAAGACGTGGAATTTGGTACTGCTGACGTAGTGGTATTTGACTGTGATTTGAGCCCATCTCAACTGCGTAATGTAGAAGCGCATTTGGGTGTCGAAGTGTTTGACCGTACTGGTATCATCATCGAAATCTTCAGCCGCCATGCTCGTACTCGTACCGCACGTCTGCAAGTTGAAATCGCTCGCCTAAACTACCTAGTGCCTCGACTGCGTGAAACAGCCGACGGTGATAAAGAGCGTCAAATGGGTCAAGGTGCTGGTGAAACTTCACTAGAGCTAGACCGCCGTAAAGTACGTGACCAAATTGCTGCGCTTAAGCGTGAGTTGGTTAGTGTTCAAGACGAAATGAAGAACCGACGCACACAGCGTTCGGAGCTTTTCACTGTTGCTCTGGTTGGCTACACCAACGCGGGTAAATCTTCGATGATGCGCGCTATGACAGCAACCGAAGTGAGCGGTGAAGATAAGCTTTTCGCCACTCTAGACACCACGGTTCGTGCGCTTCAACCAATTACTCAGCCGCGTATTCTGGTTTCAGATACAGTAGGTTTCATCAAGAAACTGCCACACGATTTGGTTGCTTCGTTCCACTCTACGCTAGCAGAAGCGCATGATGCTTCATTACTGCTCTATGTGGTTGATGCTTCTGACGTTTCATTCCGCGCACAACTTGAGGTGGTACATGAAGTACTAGCGCAAGTGGGCGTTGAGGGCAGTGAAAAACTATTGGTACTGAACAAGTGCGATAGATTGAGCGAAGAAGAACAGTTAGAGCTGATTGAAGAATTCCCTGATGCCATGCTGACCTCAACGCGTGACCCGCTCGATATCACCAAACTGCACAAGTACATTGTGGGTGTGGCTGAACAAGGCATGATCGAAGAAGAGATCACGATTCCTTATTCTGGACAAGGCATCATCGGTGAGATTCGCTCAAACATGAGTGTGGTGAAGGAAGAGTACGACTACGAGTGTATTAAGCTGACTGTACGTTCAAGTGCAATTGATTTAGCGCGCTTGAAAAAACGTATGCAGAAGTCTTAATCTTTTAGCTAGCCTGAAAAGAACAACCAAAAGAAAAGCGACCCGATAAGGTCGCTTTTTGTTTCGTGTCGCTTAGTAATTAGTTACTCGTCAACCAGCCCATTTCGGTCATTTACGCCATTCTTTGAGTTGGTTTCCAACGTGCTAGTTCTGGGGCAAGTTTGATACCTTGCGAAGTCAGCAGGTTAACACGAGCTAAGTAAGCCGCACCGTGCATCAGGTGCTTTGCAAGGTCGACCGCATTACGCTGTTGGTAATCATCTAGATAGCTGTCTTTTGCCCATGCGTTGAATGCGCCAAGTGCAGGGCCTGCCCATACTTGGTAATCCATTTCACGACCTTGTTCACCGGTGTTTGACCAACGGCTAGAAAGACCCAAGTACCAACGGAAAATCAACGCCATTTTACGCTTCGGATTGCCTTCAGCGCGTTCGATTTGTTTAGGGTCACGCTCGTTAAAGTGCGCGACTGTACCAGCCCAGATGTCATCCAATGTTGAACGGAATACCTGCTTCTCTAGCTTTTGGCGTTCTTCAGCTGGAATCGCTTCAATGGAGTCGTAACGCGTGTAGATCTCGTAAAGCTTGTTCGCACGCATTGGGAACAAGGTACCGCGCTTAACCACTTGCAGCTTCACGCCCATCTCGAACATGTCTGCCGCCGGAGCCATAGTCACGTCAGCCATTTCAGTTGTCGAAAGCAGCTTACGTGTGTGCTCGCTTGCGCCAGCCTCAACACAGGCTTGGTTGATTGAACCAGTAACAATGTATGCCGCGCCCATGTTAAACGTTGCTAGAGCGGCATCAGGCGTGCCTACGCCACCACCACAACCAACACGCAGCGGTGTTTTGAATTGGTACTGAGCTTGGATCTGTTCTTTCAATGCAAGAATCGTTGGCAGTAGGGTTACCAGAGGGCGGTTATCGGTGTGACCACCGGAATCGGCTTCTGCAGTAATGTCATCCGCCATTGGAACCAACTGTGCTAGCTCCATCTGTTCTGCTGTGATTCGACCCTCATCAACCAAGGCTTGCAGCATTTTCACAGGAGCAGGCTGCATGAACTTGCTTGCCACTTCGGTACGGCTCACCTTTGCGATGACTTTGTTGCCGATCTGGATTTCACCTTTTGCATCACGGCTAAGGCCAGCAGCACGATAGTGAACGATTTGCGGTGTTAAACCTAAGAAGGCTGAAGCCTCAACCGTTTTCACTTTGTGCTTCAAAAATAGCTCTACGCTGCCGCGCTCTAGTGCTGGTTCACTTGGGCTGTGAATCAGGTTGAACGCGTAAGGACCGTTTGGTAGCGCTGCTTGAATACGGTTGATCGCTTGCTCAACGCGAGACGGGATTAAGCCCGCCGCGCCAAATGAACAAAGAATACCAGCCTGACCAAGCGCAATTACAAGTTCTTCGGATGAGATCCCGTTGGCCATTGCGCCTGCGTAGTACGCGTATTTTACGCCATGGCAGCGACGAAACTCTTCGTCGCCCAAGCTTTGTGTACCGAGTGCAGGAGCAAAGGCGCTAACAGGTTGGCTGTTTGCGGCACTTGCTGAATCACCCGAGGTAATTTCAGCTTGTTGGCTTACGCCCAAGCCTTTTTCTGGATGGTTTACTACGTAACAAGCAAGGCTCAAGTCTTTTAAGATGGTCGACATGGCCGCGCTATCAAAGTGAGTTGTGTTCTCTTCAATCTGCCAAGGCCACGGAGATAGCTTTTCGTTATTAATTGTAGTTTGAGTTGTCATACTAAATTCTTTCCTAATTCTTTGTCTCTAATGGCGGCTTATGCTGTCTTGATACCAGAAACTTTATCGCTAGCAGGGGCTTCTTCGATGCAAATCGCGATGTCTTTTACTTCGTAAATACGCAGGCCATCTTTGCTCAGGTTTGCGTCGCCAACGATGATGCGTTTGCCGTCTTCGTCTTTAATCGCAGTGATGTGTACATCCAGAGACATCTGTTTGTTCAGAGGGTTAATCTGACCACGGTATTTCCATTTCACTTCAGACTGGATTTGACCGAACTTCGGATTACGGAAGCCTGCGCCAAGATCTTTGTTTAACGCATAGGTTTGCATTAGCTCAATGATCGCTTCAACACCTAGAGAACCTGGCATTACTGGATCTTGATGGAAGTGGAACTGGAAGAACCAATCGCTTGGGTCAATCGTGCGCTCAGCGTATAGGTAGCCAAGGCCGTCTTTACCACCGTCGCTAGTGATCTGCACGGTATCGATAAAGTTCAAACGACCGCCAGCCAATTTGTAGTGCTCTTGTACCTCACAAGTAGATGAGACAGGTGCATTGAAGTAACGCGTCGTTTTGTCTAGCAGGTTAATGTTTACATCCGGCGTGCGGTTGTTATCAACGTGCCAAGGGTGAGTCACCTTACCGTTGTCTAACCCCAGTTGGTCTTTCAGTGCAGCACCTTTGAAGTAACCAAATACCGCTGTACCTTGGTAGAAAGGCACGCCATCTGTGCTCAGTTCGAAGCTAAAGCTCTGTACGATGTTAGTGCCCATCATTACGGTTGAAAGCAGGCGAGAATCGTTGGTGATCGTTTTGCCACGTAAGTCGACGTTACGCAGCATTTTGCCGCTGCCATCTAGGTTGCGGAAAAACAGTTCTTCACCTGGGAAGCCCAGAGTGGTGCCCATGTAGCCAGAGATGAAGCCGTTTGGCTGCAGTGAAATCTCCATCAATACCGAGTAAGGCATCAAGGTATGGTGGCTGTTTTCATCAAAATACCATGCATTTTCTGGCACTTCGTATTCAGCGATACACGATGAAGGTTTCTTGAAGTCACCACGCTTGCCGTCGATTTCAACGACACGAGTGGTTAATTGCAGATCGCCACACGGAGTACGTGGTGGAATCATTCCACGGTAGATAGAGAAGTCAGGACCGAAACATT from Vibrio pomeroyi encodes the following:
- a CDS encoding carbohydrate ABC transporter permease, with the protein product MMNNINFARMFIYSALLFFCLVYLMPLFVMVLTSFKTLPDIKAGNLMSLPKEWVFDAWYKAWDTACTGVKCEGIKGYFWNSFQMVIPAVAISTLLGAFNGYVVTKWQFRGSNLFFSLLLFGCFIPFQVVLLPMATMLGKMGLANTTIGLVIVHVIYGMAFTTLFFRNFYISIPDELIKAAKLDGAGFFTIFFKILLPISTPIIMVTVIWQFTAIWNDFLFGVVYSGSETQPITVALNNLVNTSTGVKEYNVDMAAAIIAALPTLLVYVFAGKYFVRGLTAGSVKG
- a CDS encoding ABC transporter ATP-binding protein, whose product is MATLDLKQIRKTYRNADNETLKGIDISIDSGEFLILVGPSGCGKSTLMNTIAGLENISSGEIVIDGVDVAQVEPKDRDIAMVFQSYALYPNMTVRGNIAFGLKIRKMPQDEIDAEVNRVAEMLQIEQLLDRKPSQLSGGQRQRVAMGRALARRPKLYLFDEPLSNLDAKLRVEMRHQIKRLHQKLNTTIVYVTHDQIEAMTLADRIAVMKDGELQQLGTPQEIYTKPNNMFVAGFMGSPSMNFIKTMVDLDDEQNPIIKVTGTAEQEHHIRLPQSMREQDGKEVVIGLRPEHITEQESEDVSATTKLDLQLEVLEPTGPDTIAMVKVNDQEVACRLSPEFEVSVGQMAPLHFDLSKAVFFDAQTEARIDF
- the hflX gene encoding GTPase HflX — protein: MKLTAKPSASNALLISITTPDFKGDEAKESLAELARLVTTLGFKVVGTQSQHHSSTQRQNVLGAGKLAEIAHLTGYQGSIEEAEDEDFIDESFDFRAGIDELDFDDLPSEDVEFGTADVVVFDCDLSPSQLRNVEAHLGVEVFDRTGIIIEIFSRHARTRTARLQVEIARLNYLVPRLRETADGDKERQMGQGAGETSLELDRRKVRDQIAALKRELVSVQDEMKNRRTQRSELFTVALVGYTNAGKSSMMRAMTATEVSGEDKLFATLDTTVRALQPITQPRILVSDTVGFIKKLPHDLVASFHSTLAEAHDASLLLYVVDASDVSFRAQLEVVHEVLAQVGVEGSEKLLVLNKCDRLSEEEQLELIEEFPDAMLTSTRDPLDITKLHKYIVGVAEQGMIEEEITIPYSGQGIIGEIRSNMSVVKEEYDYECIKLTVRSSAIDLARLKKRMQKS
- the pfaD gene encoding eicosapentaenoate synthase subunit PfaD; the encoded protein is MTTQTTINNEKLSPWPWQIEENTTHFDSAAMSTILKDLSLACYVVNHPEKGLGVSQQAEITSGDSASAANSQPVSAFAPALGTQSLGDEEFRRCHGVKYAYYAGAMANGISSEELVIALGQAGILCSFGAAGLIPSRVEQAINRIQAALPNGPYAFNLIHSPSEPALERGSVELFLKHKVKTVEASAFLGLTPQIVHYRAAGLSRDAKGEIQIGNKVIAKVSRTEVASKFMQPAPVKMLQALVDEGRITAEQMELAQLVPMADDITAEADSGGHTDNRPLVTLLPTILALKEQIQAQYQFKTPLRVGCGGGVGTPDAALATFNMGAAYIVTGSINQACVEAGASEHTRKLLSTTEMADVTMAPAADMFEMGVKLQVVKRGTLFPMRANKLYEIYTRYDSIEAIPAEERQKLEKQVFRSTLDDIWAGTVAHFNERDPKQIERAEGNPKRKMALIFRWYLGLSSRWSNTGEQGREMDYQVWAGPALGAFNAWAKDSYLDDYQQRNAVDLAKHLMHGAAYLARVNLLTSQGIKLAPELARWKPTQRMA